From the Actinomycetota bacterium genome, one window contains:
- a CDS encoding acetyl-CoA decarbonylase/synthase complex subunit delta, whose protein sequence is MSFEPPIETCKGTIREVTIGKDKKVGGETTFPFHLWEGEMPNAPMVAMEVYDEPQEWPEAVQSVYADVMGDPVAWAKKCQDEFKADAICLQLRSIDPNGSDASPESAAETVKKVNEAIDIPLIVYGTGTPDKDAEVLKKVAEVMADDNIPMGPVDDSNHRLIGAAAMGYKKTVVGFTSMDVNLAKQLNVLLTQLGVPEDKIIIDPTTGALGYGLEYCYSIMERDRLAALVQNDGKMQMPILNNLAPETWKAKESRVSEEEEPTYGNVETRGILWEAITATTLLLAGTDILVMRHPKAVELVRTAIDGLQAQSKEKVAS, encoded by the coding sequence TTGTCTTTTGAACCGCCAATTGAAACCTGCAAGGGCACGATACGCGAAGTCACGATAGGAAAAGATAAGAAGGTCGGTGGTGAGACCACCTTCCCCTTCCACCTCTGGGAAGGCGAGATGCCGAATGCGCCGATGGTGGCCATGGAAGTCTACGACGAGCCCCAGGAATGGCCCGAGGCCGTGCAGAGTGTTTACGCCGACGTCATGGGCGACCCTGTCGCCTGGGCCAAGAAGTGCCAGGACGAGTTCAAGGCCGATGCCATCTGCCTGCAGCTGCGCAGCATCGACCCCAACGGCAGCGACGCCTCGCCGGAGTCGGCGGCCGAGACCGTCAAAAAGGTCAACGAGGCCATCGATATCCCCCTGATCGTTTACGGCACCGGCACCCCTGACAAGGACGCCGAAGTGCTCAAGAAAGTCGCCGAAGTCATGGCTGACGACAACATCCCCATGGGTCCGGTCGACGATTCAAACCACCGGCTGATCGGCGCCGCCGCCATGGGCTACAAGAAGACCGTGGTCGGCTTCACCTCGATGGACGTCAACCTGGCCAAACAGCTGAATGTGCTGCTGACGCAGCTGGGCGTTCCCGAGGACAAAATCATCATCGATCCCACGACTGGAGCCTTGGGCTACGGTCTGGAGTATTGCTATTCTATTATGGAGAGGGACCGGCTGGCCGCGCTTGTACAGAACGACGGCAAGATGCAGATGCCGATCCTCAACAACCTGGCTCCCGAGACCTGGAAGGCCAAGGAATCCAGGGTCAGCGAAGAAGAAGAGCCCACCTACGGAAATGTGGAAACACGGGGCATCCTCTGGGAGGCAATCACCGCTACCACCCTCTTGTTAGCTGGTACGGACATCCTGGTGATGCGTCATCCCAAGGCTGTCGAACTCGTCCGGACCGCCATAGACGGGCTTCAGGCACAATCTAAGGAGAAAGTTGCGTCATGA